From the Hoplias malabaricus isolate fHopMal1 chromosome 13, fHopMal1.hap1, whole genome shotgun sequence genome, the window CCTGCCCACTCACTTTGAATCCTGACGAAAACTGACGTTTGACACCGACCGAATCCTGGCCTGACATGAATACAGACCCAAATGTAAACCTTGCCTAAAATTAATATAGAACTAAAATAAACCTTGACTGAAAACAAAATCTGGCCTAAactaaatacacacaaagaCTAAAATCCCAGCTTCAAGTAAGTCTTCTTCCAACCTGAAACCTGTCCTGAAGAAAGTAGAGGCTGTATTCTGAAGTTCAGCATTCAGAAGAATCCaggccacagaaaaactgctaGAAAACAAATCCTCCGCCCAAGAAATAAGCACGTACCTGTTCAGAGTTCACTGTAATCTGAGGTGTGCAACAATTCCTTAAATGTAAGGGTGACTGGGTGTGTATGAGCTTGTTTTTGTGAACGCCAACAGCTTTTAAAGATATCACATCTCACACACtgtttctcaaacataaaaacactaatGACCCAGAGTGTACAGAACAGACAACACATTTAAAGCAAAGGCGAGTGTCTGGGGGCCAAAATGTAATCTGAGTGCTAAGCTAAAAGGCACAAATCCTATAGGCACACACAGGATAAAATGTCAAAGAGATTGTAGTTTAAATGAGTCtagcaaacaacaaaaacatagcTCATACATGCCTCAGATTTCTGTCGAGTCATTTTGGTGGGAAATGTGTTCACGTATTGAGATAACATCACAGACATAGTGTTTCGGATAACACCTCTGTCTCCCACTAGGGGTTCCGTCTCCATTGGGGCAGGAAAATACTGCTGCACTGCTGCAAACATTACATGATTCAGTTTGCCCTGCATTTTCCTGTCATTATACCATCtataaaatactttattttttgtaaattgcTTAAAATCACATTCACTATACGTATGCACAGTTTTTAGTTTGAAAAAGATCCAACCATATAAACCCGACACAGCAATCCATTGGATTCTCATTACACATACTAGGTCGGGGTTTGCACTCTTGAAATTCTGCTACAGTTTAACatgtttgttagtttgttttctGGTTTATAACACACATTCAGCCATTGAACTGAATGCTATACGTTTTCTGCATAGAAACAGCTAGATTGCATACATCACACATCAAAAATAGACTCAAAGCTTAgttttgcatatatatatatttttgcattaCCACATGACTGCCAGTGTGAAAGGCTACAATAATTAATATATGGCATGGTGCATGTTGTGGCAAGATTACCACACCTGGTATGAATTTATCTTATTGCTTCATTAGGCAAATGTACAACAAGCTCTTCAAAAGTGagtacatatatttaaaaaaagaacacccTAGGTCAGTGGTCACCAACCAGTCGATAGCGATCAACAGATCAATCTCCAAGACCATGCAAGTCGATTGCAATTTATCATGGCTACTTCAGTTATCATGGCTACTAGAGTTTTCGCCTTCAAATGAATATAGCTGTGTCATTCTCTATCTGCAGTGGTTCGCTGGCTAGTTTTGCAGAGACATATAAAGCTGCAGTCACACGGGTTTGTGGCTGCGAATTTAGACATGCGAATTTGCGCCCCTGACCAATAGTGTtgcagctctgtctctgctTTGTCTGACCCAACGTGGTGGCGGCGCTGACCGTTTTgggttttaaaatggaaaatatacacatttttaatgcagattacaaattacaacagTGAGAgtccccaaattcagtatctcagaaaatgtgAATATTATTTAAGGCCAATACAAGAAAGGATTTTTACAAATGCTGGCCAAATGAAAAGTATGAAcgtgaaaagtatgagcatgtacagcactcaatactcagttggggctccttttacctgaattactgcagcaatgtggcgtggcatggagtcagatcagtctgtggcaccgctcgggtgttatgagagcccaggttgctctgatagtggccttcaacTCTTCTGCATtattgggtctggcgtattatacatcttcctcttcacattggggttaaggtcaggtgagtttgctggccaattaagaacaagGATACCATGGTAGCTTTGGCATTTTGTACAGGTGCCAAGTCATGTTGGAAAaagaaatctgcatctccataaagttggtcagcagcaggaagcatgaagttctctaaaacttcctggtagacggctgtgtTGACcatggacctcagaaaacacagtggaccaacaccagcagatgacatggaaccccaaaccatcactgaccgtggaaactttacactggacctcaagcaacatggattgtgtgcctctcctctcGTCCTCCAGACTCCaggaccttgatttctaaaggaaatgcaaaatttactttaacCAGAGAATGTatctttggaccactcagcagcagtccagtcctttttctctttAGCCCAGGCAAGATggttctgatgctgtctcttgttcaagagtggcttgacacaaggaatgcgacagctgaaacccatgtcttgcatatgtctgtgcatggtggttcttgaagcactgactccagctgcagtccagtctttgtgattCTCCccaacatttttgaatgggttttattttacagtcctctccagggtgcagttatacctattgcttgtacactttttttctgccacatcttttccttcccttcgcctctgtattaatgtgcttggacacagagctctatGAACAGCAGCCTCTTTaccaatgaccttttgtgtcttgccctgttgTGTAGGGTGTCAATGGTTGTCTTTTGGACAAATGTcaagcagtcttccccatgattgtgtagcctacaggaCTAGACTGAGATAGCATTTAAGGttttgttttgagttaattagctggttagagtgtggcaccaggtgtcttcaatattgaagtcaaattttcacaatattcaaaatTTCTAACAtattgaatttggggttttcattaattgtcagttataatcatcaaattaaaagaaataaacacttgaaatatattagtctgtgtgtaatgaataatataaataataaagtttgACTTTtagaatggaattactgaaataaatcttttttttatgaccagcacctgagGAACAGTTCATGAGAAACACATGAACACATTCAAAACTGTCGGTCTGGGCATGAGCAGAGCTGCTAGAGAATAGGTATTGATTGGTAGCACAACTTGTCAGAACCCGTTTAGCACTTTCAGGCAGTGTACAGCCTCAGGCACCACCACATCCAACACTTACCTGTACATTAATGAAGTAAGTAAACAGTTTCATTTCATGTCAGGAGGAGGTGATAGGGAAATATACAACTTTGTTATTTTAAGAAGCCTAAGCCTGGCATTAGGTATTTTAACACTATATCCAGAAGTTAATGTGAActtacacaaatatatttagtatataTTGTAAAAATCCTGGGAATGTTTGTTTAGTAAAATATTCGCAAATTACTTTGAGAATTTAGTGTACTTTAATCATCTTTAACATGATTCATATTTTAAGTCCGTCTGAAGTAGAGTGACAGTCACGtcccataaatgtaaatgtaacaatTCAGTAACTAGACTGTCAAGCTGTTGCATTAGGACTTAATGTAATATACATACAGACATGTACATGAGAGAACTTCATCTTGTAAACATACTATGAAAGAACATTTTTTCAATGTaatatgaaatgtttacatCGCTGTAAGTGCCAAgtgccaaaaaagaaaaaaatgcaataaaaaatcCAGAAGCTTAGAATGTGTTTTCTCGTCTTTTCCAGTCGCTGTTTTAGAGATATAAGGTTTTGGTAAAACAGTGACAATTATGACAAATGTGTCACATACCGTAAATATGCACAGCTAACTTGTGTGAGAGCAGATGTTGTTTAAACCATCCCTAGAACTGTCCAGAGTCAGGCTTTCCCAAATGAGGACTAGTGAATCAAATAAAGCTATATTCAAACTGATTCTTTCCCCAAACTGGAGATCCACCTGTTCTGAATTACTAGTAATTATTAATTTTGTCCCAGACTGACTCCCAGCCTAATTGAATCTTTCTCCCAAACTAAGTTTAATCACAACTAAAACTAAATTCTGATTCAGCTTGAGTGTTACATTTCAAACTCTAGCCCCAGTTGAATTCTTTTCCAAACTGAACTCTAGCCCAGACAGGACCTGAACTTAACCCTGGCACAAAATAACCCCCGATCAAACTGGAACTTGAATATAACTGAATCATAAAATATATGCTAGTCCTAACTGAATTCTAGCCTAAAATGAATCTCAGCCCATAATGACACATAAATCAAATCTAAGCCCAACATTTAAACTGCAGATTCATTGTAACCcaaatattaggtgtacaattaagctttaaagcatttataattgtaattcaaaactcAATGATAtgctgctcttttgtcattttattcaacaaaaaacaaCCTAAACATGAAGTATTGTGAAAATGGTGAGTAAAGAATTTACTGGTGGTGGCAATGGATTTGTTCTCTtcttattataatattatattgatAATATTGtcagttttggtttagatgatgtAAAGATGGGGATTTCAATGTTAGTCTTTGTGGATgtagtgtatttatttttagtttacacttgttttttgaataaaatgacaattgtcattaaTTAAATACTATGCCACAGTTACCATTAAATATTAGAAttattgaattacaattatacattacacaaaaaaactttaaaacttatttgaacATCTAATAAAATCCCAGAAAAATATTCTGACCAAAACAGAGTTTTTTTCCCAGATCAAATAAAGGCCtaaaacaaaccacatcttAACCATAATCATGGGCCAAAGGGGCCAAAATTACAATGCAGTTTCTGTTCTCTTGTCATATTAAAGcaaaatcattcattgtctgtaaacactatCCAGTTCAAGGTGGCGGAGGGTCtagggcctacccagaatcactgggcgcaagacgggaacacaccatagagggggagccagtccatcacagagtgacacacagtcacacattcacacctacggacacttttgagaagccaatccacctgccaacttgtgtttttggaccataggaagaaaccagagcacctggaggatacccacgcggacacagggagaacacaccacacaccccacagtcacctggagtgcgGCTTGAACGCACAACCCCAGAACGATTGAGttttgtgacagtgacactatctgctgcaccaacCTGGCCACCTCtaaagcaaaataataataattttaaaggacaaaacacacacacaaacaaataaaatcgaCATTTCACTGCTGTTTTGTGTACAGTTCACATATAATCTGTTATATTTGTTTGAACACTCCTTGAAACTCAGTAACAcagtatgtaaaatatatattgagaTCATTTTACTGTATGTATGGCTCTGGACTCTCAtcaacagaggaattcaagtctTTAGCATCGCTGGCACAAGAGAACATGATCCATCAAAGTACATATaatatacaaacaaatacagaactcaaaacaaaataacagattgtttttctttctgttacTGTAGCCCTTTTACTGTTCCCAACAGAAGCATGTGGTGTAGTATTGAAAAAgttaacattaaatattaataaaagccTTTGTATTTGTTCTGTGTTCGTGAGCAAGTGAGCAGTGGACACTACAGGTGCCCATTTTTCATCAGTGattttaaacagtgtaaataaatatgaaaactgAGAACTGATATGCaattaatgataataacaaactatataTAGGTTGGCTTAACATCAACTGACAATTAGAAACAAAAGAACAACTGACCACCAGAATCAGAAACATGataatagattttaaaatggaataatAAGTGTAAACCCACTGCTCAGTACTGATCACTTTTTGACCTAATaagaaacaaataataaaaaaatcatgaaatattaattaatatcaaATGCATGAATAGTTAGAATACATACTATTGTGTACATCGATTAGTTAAGAGTATTATAAGGGAGAGTCCTGATGTGTCTCGCATAATTGAGGAAAGTACACTATAACAGTCGCTCACTGAAATTATTTCTGCCTTCTTGAAAATAAATTGAAGTAACAGTGATATTTACTGTTCCCAAATATGGTGTAAATACATACCATCAGAGGTATgtcaaaatatttctttattctaAGTATTGGTGCCATCTTCGGGACATATTTGATCCCTGGGATGCAACTGCAATCTGTAACCGGGGGTCCATAAAAGAGCTTAGTGGACCTCACTCGTATTCAGTGAAATCGTACCTCCATCGAACCCGCTATTTCACAGAAATGTAGTTAAATTAGAAGTCAAGCATGTATTTTAGCTGACATAAGATAATTAAACCAGAGTCCAAGGGAGTCGATTTGCAGGGACATGCTTTACTCCTGCATGCCCTTGTCTGTATTTCACAGTAAGAGTTCCTAACCTATATCTGACTGGCTGTTTTGTTGATGTGCAATTTCTAACAACTAAGGCAGCAGTATATCAAGGGTTTGTAGATATTTTTGCACTGCACTTTGAAATACAGATACTGCAGAAGCcagattaatattaatatgtgaTCATCTTGATCCATCTAGATCAATCAATGTTCATATAAACTGATAAATGTAACtattttggtaaaaaaaatattacaggtCACTCATTAATATCGCACCATATTGATTACCCTAAGGATATAGTGTATTTCAAGGAATTTTGCAATTTTATGACCTGAAACTTAAATGTGTGGTTAGCATTAGCACCAACAAAAAGCAACTCAGCTCCAAGCCAGAGAAAGAACTGAAGGCAGATCTTAAAAACAACCAAACTGAGAACATTTGGACAGGTTGCATAGCGTGCATATGGGGCTCTCAAGGTGTTGAATGTACTTAGAAATGCTTCAAAGTTCTGCATGTCTACAACACAACACCTTGTGAGAGACATAGTCTATCCAATCATTGCAAGGAGAAGGCAGGCAGTTTTTATTCTATCCAATCAGCATAGGAAGAAAAAAGGTTCAGTTTTGAGaactgcctcattcaccacatTTCTGGCTAGAACCAGTGTTGGGTCAGGTTCTCAGATCTTGCGGAAAACCTCAAAAAGGGCAGCCACCGAGTGCATGCGATAGAAGAGGCTCATGGGAAGGGCAAAATTCAGCACTGTGCTCCAGATTGGGAACCCAAAGGAAGCCTCCTCCAGGCCGTTATCAAACTGCGGCCGACAGCCAAATGCAGGCAGGATCCAGAGCTATGAAACATAATAAGAAACAGCACATGAATTGAAGACTTCAAACAGAGACATAGCAACACAATGAGCAAATGGATCTATATGAATCTTAGACTGTGTTTATGGGGGAATAAAGTTTTTCAGTGACCCCCTAGTGGTCAAACTTGTAATAAATGTTTTGCCTGAAAGGACAAACAGTATATTTGTTGCAACCAACATTAAAGTTagtaaaacattaaacattagtATTGTAAAGCTCTACCAGAATCTAACCATTTGTATTAAAGCCGCTTTTCCACTGAGTGGTACACACTGAGACTCAGCTCAGcttttctgcttttctgctATTTGAGTTCTGGTCCTAGAACCAGGTTCTTATTTAGTCTCATAGTCCAAAGCGAGCCGAATAGGGACTAAACTGTGATGTGTAAaacttgcagagcactgattgtccagcacaaactcttcatctgtaaaatctccagctacagcatAGGTCACAtttgttagagacagggtttgaGACGACACTGGCTATTTTTTGTGGAGGGAGCTGTTTTtatggaaaaccaaccaggaacAGACAATGTAGAACTGAGCCAAGTTGAGTTggtaccatgcaatggaaaagcactatTAGAGAAgtggttctggatcacacaaGACTACACTGATAGCAGCGTTTGCAATAATGAGGAGTCTCACCGAAATGTTGCACATGAATAGGAAGATGGCAATATTTTTCAGGACCTGCCTCTTCTTGCCAGGTGTGTCCTGGACATCATGTCCCATAGAAAGAGACACATCTTTGCTCTTTTTGTCATATGTGTGTTTATCACTCTTGCTGCTCTCTAGCACCTCAAAGGGTTTGTCTGGACTTTCGAACGCATGGTTAACAATGCCGTCGTATGGAGGTGCCATGGATGACGCGACTGAGAAAATCTCATGAGAGGTGGTACTGTGGACTGTGAGTTCTCCAGGCTCACGGCGCCGACGGTAGAGGGATTCAATGATGAACAGGTTCTGCACACACTTCTCCAAGACCAACAACAATGCATAGGCTAGATTGCTCCATTGATAGGAAGAGTAACTCTTAGCCCCACTCACTGCTACCACACTGCACCAGCATAAGAGCCATGATCCCACAGACGAACCCAGCAGCAGCTTGGCATCAAGAGTCCTGGCTGGATTCGGTGCTGTGTCCATAGGCCATTCCTCCACTCGGTAGATCAAGAGTCCCATGGCTCCAGCCAGGCTCATGCAGGCCAGAATCACAATGCCAAAAGTGTAGAACATAGAAATTGCCCTTTCACGGGCATCTGCTGACTCTTCTACATGGATGATGTAGATGATCAAAACAGTAATGGAGCTGGCCAAGGTGAGCAGACCTAAAAGAGGCCCTAGAAGCAGACAAGAACCACTTCCTGATGCATGCTTCTGGTTGGTCTGGTGGTCTAAGTTGCGACCAATGTTTTTCCACATGACAAAGAGAAGGACCGAGACGAAGATGTGGTACTCAATGTTGAAGGGGCAGAGGTAGTACAAGCTGCTACTGAACATTGAGCATGCACTTGTTGTGCAGTTACAGTTGGGTTCCTCAGGATCTGAAAATGAGGGAAGGATAGAAGTGATAAGGCAAAATGTTTAGTATCATAATAATTGagtgaattaatttattcattatctgtggctattttatctagttcaggctcacagtgggtcaggagcctacccagaatcactgagcgcaaggcaagaacacaccctggacttgTATTCAGTATCCAGTATCAAAGATATTGCACAAGG encodes:
- the otop1 gene encoding proton channel OTOP1; its protein translation is MVEHSSLDPMFLSKYCPSSSSSSTSSTSSSDREKKLLHTLRGRLGKKYPQKSGEVLSAQYGINLLLVGVALMLALAYQGPTASEETVLSFLTALMLVQLTWMLCYMVRRERRRSVPPERDAHAATSWIRGGLTMLALLSLIMDAFRIGSFVGYQACVSVMLGVYPVVHALHTVSQVHFLWFHIKDIIKRHETWERFGVIHAVFTNLLLWSNGVMTEAEHALNDHKRRLVALGYFNFTVDPEEPNCNCTTSACSMFSSSLYYLCPFNIEYHIFVSVLLFVMWKNIGRNLDHQTNQKHASGSGSCLLLGPLLGLLTLASSITVLIIYIIHVEESADARERAISMFYTFGIVILACMSLAGAMGLLIYRVEEWPMDTAPNPARTLDAKLLLGSSVGSWLLCWCSVVAVSGAKSYSSYQWSNLAYALLLVLEKCVQNLFIIESLYRRRREPGELTVHSTTSHEIFSVASSMAPPYDGIVNHAFESPDKPFEVLESSKSDKHTYDKKSKDVSLSMGHDVQDTPGKKRQVLKNIAIFLFMCNISLWILPAFGCRPQFDNGLEEASFGFPIWSTVLNFALPMSLFYRMHSVAALFEVFRKI